A DNA window from Bradyrhizobium sp. CCBAU 53421 contains the following coding sequences:
- a CDS encoding phosphatase PAP2 family protein, which translates to MTGNTGNTGNTGNTGNTGNTGNTGNVGGGGWFISDRVDLPFVTRLDPSGTDELGTLRRTPPAHFGSRQWSANWYAWRVLHQFIANAPGWAATVDADATLTQIRADLVANYSAQIDNLVLAARDERPDAMGLILSQDAEFFTDFLAVLTARPGSHTQTWRLLNIASLIGSFAALYFKDKYDLPRPSQICPALLPPIQVPGHSSWPSGHSTQAHFMKNCMLRVFATAAVSAADQAVWKSDLSILADSIARNREIAGVHYPKDSEGGARIADLLDTAILTPNVVPMFDAAIAAAAGEWQ; encoded by the coding sequence ATGACAGGCAACACAGGTAACACGGGCAATACCGGAAACACCGGCAATACCGGTAATACCGGAAACACCGGCAACGTCGGAGGGGGTGGTTGGTTTATCTCGGACCGCGTCGACCTGCCGTTCGTGACACGGCTCGATCCCTCCGGCACGGACGAGCTTGGCACTCTGCGGCGGACGCCGCCGGCGCATTTCGGCAGCCGGCAATGGTCGGCAAACTGGTATGCGTGGCGTGTCCTGCATCAGTTCATCGCCAATGCTCCCGGCTGGGCAGCGACCGTCGACGCCGACGCCACCCTCACGCAGATTCGGGCCGACCTGGTCGCCAACTATTCCGCCCAGATCGACAACCTCGTGCTCGCCGCCCGGGACGAACGGCCCGATGCCATGGGCCTGATCCTCTCGCAGGACGCCGAATTCTTCACGGATTTTCTGGCTGTGCTGACCGCGAGGCCCGGCTCGCATACGCAAACCTGGCGCCTGTTGAATATCGCGAGTTTGATTGGGTCCTTTGCAGCACTGTATTTCAAGGACAAGTACGATTTGCCCCGGCCGTCGCAGATTTGTCCCGCATTGCTGCCGCCGATCCAGGTCCCCGGCCACTCATCCTGGCCGAGCGGGCATTCCACCCAGGCACATTTCATGAAGAACTGCATGCTGCGGGTGTTCGCCACGGCGGCGGTGTCTGCGGCTGACCAGGCCGTCTGGAAATCCGACCTGTCGATCCTGGCGGATTCGATCGCCCGAAACCGCGAGATTGCCGGCGTGCATTATCCGAAGGATTCGGAAGGCGGCGCCAGAATTGCCGATCTGCTGGACACCGCCATTCTGACACCAAACGTCGTGCCGATGTTTGACGCCGCAATCGCGGCTGCCGCAGGCGAATGGCAATGA